The Deltaproteobacteria bacterium DNA segment TCGGTCCTCTGGGAGAGGCCGTGGCCGGGGCCGCCTCCGGGGTGCGGCCCTTCCGGCTCACCACGGGCCGGGTCGGGGCCTTTCCCTCGCTTGCCGCCCCGAGGGTGGTATGGCTCGGCGTGGAGCCCTGTGAGGCGCTCTCTCTGCTGCACCGGAGGATCGACGATGCCCTCGGCGAGCTCGGCTTCGAGCGCGAATCGCGCCCCTTCAGGCCCCATCTCACGCTGTGCCGCATACGCTCGGCGGCGGAGGGGAGAAGGCTCGGCCGGTTCATAGGGCGCACGGCCCCGGCCGTGAACGCGTCGTTCCTCGTGGAATCGGTCACGCTCTTCAAGAGCGTGCTCGGAGCGGGAGGTCCCAGGTACGCGGCGCTTGCACGGGCGCGGCTCGATACTTCGTGAGTTGCGCCAGCACGCCCTCGAATATCTCGGAAGACGATGGAATAGGAAACTCTGATTTATTGCACTGAGGGAACCTTTTTGTAAATAAGGTTCCCTCAGACTCCCTCCAAAAACTTTTAATGCGAGTTGGTTTCCCCCTGTTTTGCTAGGCAAAACAGGGGGAAACCAAGTCGTATTGAAAGTCTTTGAAGGGGGTCTGGGGGAAACTTTCTACAGAAAGTTTCCCCCAGGGTAAATAAAGAGGCGGGAGGTAAAAACGATGGCCAAGGGTTCCATGCAGGCGAGACCGCCGGCCGAGGCCGGTTCTGCGGAGCGCAGGAAGGCGATAGAGCTCGCCATAAGCCAGATAGAGAAGAACTTCGGCAAGGGTTCGATCATGCGGCTCGGCGACGGCGACGTGGTCAAGGGGGTGGCCGTCATCCCCACGGGCTCGCCGTCGCTCGACATCGCCCTCGGCGTGGGAGGCGTGCCGCGTGGCAGGGTGATCGAGATATTCGGTCCCGAGTCATCGGGCAAGACCACCCTTGCGCTCCACATCGCCGCCCAGGCCCAGAAGGGCGCAGGCACGGTGGCCTTCATCGACGCCGAGCACGCCCTCGACGTAAACTACGCAAGGAAGCTTGGCGTCGATACCGACGAGCTGCTCCTCTCCCAGCCCGACTCGGGAGAGCAGGCCCTGGAGATAGCCGACATCCTGGTCAGAAGCGGCGGCGTGGACCTCATAGTCATCGACTCGGTGGCGGCCCTCGTGCCCCGCGCCGAGCTCGAGGGCGACATGGGGGACGCCCACATGGGGCTCCAGGCGAGGCTCATGAGCCAGGCCCTGCGCAAGCTCACGGCCACCATCGGCCGCAGCCGCACCTCCATGATCTTCATAAACCAGATACGTCACAAGATAGGCGTCATGTTCGGAAGCCCCGAGACGACCACGGGCGGAAACGCCCTCAAGTTCTACGCCACCATCAGGATGGACATCCGCAGGATAGGGCAGATAAAGCAGGCCGAAAAGATAATGGGCAACCGCATCCGCGTAAAGGTGGTGAAGAACAAGCTCGCCCCTCCCTTCCGGGACGCCGAGTTCGACATCCTCTTCAACGAGGGGATATCGCGCGAGGGGGACCTCATCGACCTCGCCGTCAAGGCCGACGTGGTGGAGAAGACGGGCTCCTGGTACTCCTACGGCTCCGAACGGCTCGGCCAGGGACGGGAGGCGGCCAGGGCCTTTCTCAAGAACAACCCCGATACGGCGAGGGAGATAGAGACGAAGGTCTACAGCCACTTCGGACTCGCCAAAGCGGAGGAGTGACGTCAAATGGCCAAGATAGATCTCAATTCCATACTCAATCTCGCCGTCAGGGAGAACGCCTCGGACGTCCATCTCAAGGCCGGACTGCCGCCCATCCTCAGGATATACGGCAACCTGCTGCCCATAAAGCACGAGCGCCTCTTCCCCGACGACGTGGCCAGGTGCGCCATGGCCCTCATGAACGACGTCCAGAAGGAGACCTTCCGCGAAAAGCACCAGGTCGACATGGCCTACAGCGTGCCGGGGCTCGGCAGGTTCAGGGTCAACGTCTTCCAGCAGCGCGGCGCCGTGGGCAT contains these protein-coding regions:
- the thpR gene encoding RNA 2',3'-cyclic phosphodiesterase, which encodes MGEEDNRRIRAFVAVEIPDFLRDELRRLARELRRGGSAASWVRPENVHLTLKFLGQVDEALVGPLGEAVAGAASGVRPFRLTTGRVGAFPSLAAPRVVWLGVEPCEALSLLHRRIDDALGELGFERESRPFRPHLTLCRIRSAAEGRRLGRFIGRTAPAVNASFLVESVTLFKSVLGAGGPRYAALARARLDTS
- the recA gene encoding recombinase RecA is translated as MQARPPAEAGSAERRKAIELAISQIEKNFGKGSIMRLGDGDVVKGVAVIPTGSPSLDIALGVGGVPRGRVIEIFGPESSGKTTLALHIAAQAQKGAGTVAFIDAEHALDVNYARKLGVDTDELLLSQPDSGEQALEIADILVRSGGVDLIVIDSVAALVPRAELEGDMGDAHMGLQARLMSQALRKLTATIGRSRTSMIFINQIRHKIGVMFGSPETTTGGNALKFYATIRMDIRRIGQIKQAEKIMGNRIRVKVVKNKLAPPFRDAEFDILFNEGISREGDLIDLAVKADVVEKTGSWYSYGSERLGQGREAARAFLKNNPDTAREIETKVYSHFGLAKAEE